The following proteins are co-located in the Vibrio astriarenae genome:
- a CDS encoding WYL domain-containing protein: MSAKSIENYYCHQHCINLLTERKEGLTPREFLANVKEQAFYNRDGSSKESDFKWAQRILEGIYHYHGDCGDAPRDQVDIMVRSGTGMDAVYKVKDQKQLPLSASLSDSREVIMLASENLKDKMPPSKQQILLDVFPLFSESKPRQVQTLYALKDAGYQTIAPEIDKTVLKNVETALESGKPITFEYSGAKRKVDPYGLFVYGKTFFLVGYERLKSGAATKGMTDEYRTYAVHRMSHSEVHNKQHFAMKATEEFVLEDYLASSAGKYFNGGLESEVTLKMKKNYQGLNKFVDEYKLSACQWVESEDQSHYVLKAKARDCLAFKEWLMTNASHVEILSPQHIRDDVIRSLQRSMSTYAA; encoded by the coding sequence ATGTCTGCAAAATCTATTGAAAACTATTACTGTCATCAACACTGCATTAATTTGCTAACAGAACGGAAAGAGGGACTAACCCCTCGTGAGTTTTTAGCTAATGTGAAAGAGCAAGCATTTTATAATCGCGATGGATCAAGTAAAGAAAGTGATTTCAAATGGGCCCAGCGAATCCTAGAAGGGATCTATCATTATCATGGTGACTGTGGTGACGCCCCAAGAGACCAAGTGGATATTATGGTGCGTAGTGGTACAGGTATGGATGCGGTTTACAAAGTAAAAGACCAAAAGCAACTGCCTCTCAGCGCATCACTTAGTGATTCAAGAGAAGTGATTATGCTGGCTAGCGAAAACCTGAAAGACAAAATGCCACCAAGCAAGCAACAAATTCTTTTGGACGTTTTCCCGCTATTCTCTGAATCAAAGCCTAGACAGGTACAAACACTTTACGCTCTAAAAGATGCTGGATATCAAACTATCGCACCAGAAATCGACAAGACGGTGTTGAAAAACGTTGAAACTGCATTGGAATCAGGTAAACCAATCACTTTTGAATACTCTGGCGCAAAGCGCAAAGTAGATCCTTATGGCCTGTTTGTGTACGGAAAGACTTTCTTCTTAGTGGGGTATGAACGTCTAAAATCGGGCGCTGCTACTAAAGGTATGACCGATGAGTACCGCACTTATGCTGTACACAGAATGAGTCATTCTGAAGTTCACAACAAACAACACTTTGCAATGAAGGCAACAGAGGAGTTCGTATTAGAAGATTACCTCGCATCCTCTGCAGGCAAGTATTTTAATGGTGGGTTAGAGTCCGAAGTGACTTTGAAAATGAAAAAGAACTATCAAGGCTTAAACAAGTTTGTTGACGAGTACAAACTGAGTGCGTGCCAATGGGTCGAGTCAGAAGATCAGAGTCACTATGTGTTGAAGGCAAAAGCACGTGATTGCTTAGCGTTTAAAGAGTGGCTAATGACAAACGCAAGTCATGTCGAAATTTTATCTCCTCAGCATATTCGTGATGATGTGATCCGTTCACTTCAGCGTTCAATGTCAACTTACGCCGCGTAA
- the lepB gene encoding signal peptidase I: MNSKFVRLAMTLLTSIPLWLCLLFVHFKSNETVRKGVGESMAPTIKNTSFTKDQMIDRGTYLPKYGDVVAYQVVVDEQEIEGNTKRVVGLPGDTVLLDKGKLFINGNPVFDKVVGENDTYVFFREKFEDVEYHVQYRKDSPLLMNSYPEWLVPENHLFTLGDNRGYALDSMDPNHGYVPIDGVYLKTKEVLFNLVSAEGGRQFKCSVYSVTENTPYTSRC, encoded by the coding sequence ATGAATAGTAAATTTGTTAGACTAGCAATGACACTCTTAACCTCTATTCCATTGTGGCTGTGTTTGTTATTTGTGCACTTTAAATCAAACGAAACAGTACGAAAAGGCGTGGGAGAGAGCATGGCGCCAACGATTAAAAATACCTCATTTACAAAAGATCAAATGATCGACAGGGGGACTTATCTGCCGAAATATGGTGATGTTGTTGCTTATCAAGTTGTCGTCGATGAACAAGAGATAGAAGGCAACACCAAAAGAGTCGTTGGTTTGCCTGGTGACACTGTTCTTCTTGATAAAGGGAAGTTATTCATCAACGGTAATCCGGTATTTGATAAAGTTGTTGGCGAGAACGATACTTATGTGTTTTTTAGAGAGAAGTTCGAAGATGTCGAATATCATGTGCAATACCGAAAAGATAGTCCGTTATTAATGAACTCCTATCCAGAGTGGCTCGTCCCTGAGAACCACCTCTTTACGCTCGGAGACAACAGAGGTTACGCATTAGATTCAATGGATCCGAATCATGGCTACGTCCCTATTGACGGTGTTTATTTAAAAACAAAAGAAGTTCTTTTTAACTTGGTGTCGGCAGAAGGTGGACGTCAATTTAAGTGCTCTGTATATAGCGTGACTGAAAATACACCGTATACAAGTAGATGCTAG
- a CDS encoding UvrD-helicase domain-containing protein — MTNNAMTDFAPLTLIKAGAGAGKTYQIQQTLVEWIEQGHVQPNKILAVTFTEAAAQEMKDRIKQALIEKGLYAAADQIEQAQISTIHSFGLSILERFSYEQGLSAKPRQLSENEQKVLISLALNDVRVIDPILDSLELRGYEAGWSGNAEGDVRVRKLQEHVKAVFDLLQRLPQEKNEALVQRLIEQASSGLSDVYQAQSTKEDVLNQGLLDSVRAITSKYEKKELLALWGATQKVSLFVEALYQATPELISRDWKFWLKLERLSSASKIMKKAGGDYQPNEKNDGQLAFDVWSAVDKLAYHKGPLRTALETVEILLNGANEALQNYQSLKAQSSLIDYTDMVSTANTLLSDKQWLEEIANKYDCLIIDEFQDTNPQQFDLLWKVSKAGLHTLIVGDLKQSIMGFQGSDSHLYASLLEQYPNCVKELTNNWRSASDVMTFVNQLGHTLFPDQYHSLTAKSGLQSSLKGVHKLEFSSSEWCTAKGELSQQKFQKHYPNAVADHIKELLDNQVEVIDRYTKQPRAIRPSDIAVLAKTHAHLDKFANALDSRGLLYKRDQQGKSGDNDWFSQWEVRYLMSALNYLANPNDREAKLSLKVYSKEASLEKSLQDVIEREENNTGLQSDALDRLIEVQDQFRHASTCQLVTQCAQTLGLIGTVAAGAHQEKQRHANILKLAGLAEEFEQTHSETLQSQGVYGRSLSSFLLWLTVNKESLSVLPNVDNDNKNAVNLVTWHKSKGLEWPIVVVAQLDEDLEAKYPTSKLRYNKQSTQADSMLDDAWINIVPKFAHSKTVEKFDNDQADDLDKQLKNLCYVALTRAREQIILPWCDLPNRSNNMLSLIRDLDYSNALVTKAPMPQDPVDTASVEPEPIPKSIKSWDKHEQSQSLEAEINPSTIASNSLQADKQNQQFNREHKINLNAAMDLNPIRENYSSAEVGTWLHQCYQVLLSKPEYATRLWNKLPAIAQQEILCAEITAQISSFKEMAQLQFGARDIQSEVPFLAKHESGAVVSGVVDCLVETEDGLIIIDHKSDEVMSAEAFEHHCHQLTTYAKYLGYTKPVVAIGVNWLREGQIWLLGNQSFSLQQQVTDSLKEESTKIMALDHRKNEYSFEELASLIEVDVEVLQARLDECLSHSSVRFRAGKQLVFVENKNSGYRLQDLATNSNLLLEEFGHQRDNPGYNDYEDEALLAELICNFAIDEDNEGVFQYLLDGIDPYALDKA; from the coding sequence ATGACCAATAACGCTATGACAGATTTTGCACCGCTAACGCTGATTAAAGCGGGAGCAGGGGCAGGAAAAACCTACCAGATCCAACAAACATTGGTGGAGTGGATCGAGCAAGGTCATGTACAGCCTAACAAAATTTTGGCCGTTACGTTTACCGAAGCAGCAGCCCAAGAGATGAAGGACCGAATTAAGCAAGCCCTGATTGAGAAAGGGTTATACGCCGCGGCAGATCAAATCGAACAGGCGCAGATTTCGACAATTCATAGTTTCGGTCTGAGCATATTGGAGCGATTTAGTTATGAGCAGGGCTTATCGGCAAAACCGAGGCAGCTTTCAGAGAACGAACAGAAAGTCCTGATTAGCTTAGCGTTAAATGATGTTCGAGTGATTGATCCAATCCTTGATAGCCTTGAGTTGCGTGGGTATGAAGCAGGGTGGAGCGGAAACGCTGAGGGTGATGTTCGTGTTCGCAAGTTGCAAGAGCACGTTAAAGCGGTGTTTGATTTACTTCAGAGGCTGCCGCAAGAGAAAAATGAGGCGCTGGTTCAACGCCTAATTGAGCAGGCATCGAGTGGGCTAAGTGACGTTTACCAAGCGCAATCCACTAAAGAGGATGTACTTAACCAAGGACTTTTGGATTCAGTGCGTGCAATTACAAGCAAGTACGAGAAAAAGGAACTGCTTGCTCTTTGGGGAGCAACACAAAAAGTTTCACTATTTGTTGAAGCGTTATACCAAGCAACACCGGAGTTAATTAGTCGCGATTGGAAGTTCTGGCTAAAGCTTGAGCGTTTATCATCTGCATCAAAAATTATGAAGAAAGCAGGCGGAGACTATCAACCGAATGAGAAAAATGATGGTCAGCTTGCTTTTGATGTGTGGTCGGCAGTCGATAAGTTGGCGTATCACAAAGGGCCACTGAGAACGGCATTGGAAACGGTGGAAATTTTGCTTAACGGTGCGAATGAAGCATTGCAAAACTATCAGTCCCTCAAAGCGCAAAGTAGCTTGATTGATTATACTGACATGGTAAGCACTGCTAACACACTACTATCTGATAAGCAGTGGCTTGAAGAAATCGCAAATAAGTACGATTGCTTGATTATCGATGAATTTCAAGATACCAATCCGCAGCAATTTGACCTCCTTTGGAAAGTGAGCAAAGCGGGGCTACACACCTTAATTGTTGGCGATTTGAAGCAATCGATCATGGGCTTTCAGGGTTCGGATAGTCATCTATACGCCTCACTTCTAGAGCAGTATCCAAATTGCGTAAAGGAGTTGACCAACAACTGGCGGAGTGCATCAGATGTGATGACGTTTGTAAATCAACTTGGTCATACACTTTTTCCAGATCAGTATCATTCATTAACTGCAAAATCGGGCCTTCAGTCGTCGCTCAAGGGGGTACATAAGTTAGAGTTTAGTTCCTCTGAGTGGTGCACAGCTAAGGGAGAGCTTAGCCAACAGAAGTTTCAGAAGCATTACCCAAATGCCGTAGCCGACCACATCAAAGAGCTGCTAGATAACCAGGTTGAAGTGATAGACCGGTATACAAAACAACCAAGAGCGATTCGACCAAGCGATATTGCTGTGTTGGCAAAAACGCATGCACATCTGGATAAGTTTGCGAATGCTCTAGACTCGCGTGGTCTTCTTTACAAGCGAGATCAACAAGGAAAGAGTGGTGACAACGACTGGTTCAGTCAATGGGAAGTGCGTTACTTGATGAGCGCACTCAATTACCTTGCGAACCCTAATGATCGAGAAGCTAAACTCAGCCTCAAAGTTTATAGTAAGGAAGCAAGTTTAGAGAAATCGCTACAAGATGTGATTGAGCGTGAAGAAAATAACACTGGTTTACAATCTGATGCGTTAGATCGTTTGATTGAAGTACAAGATCAATTTCGACATGCTTCAACGTGTCAATTAGTAACACAGTGCGCTCAGACACTAGGTTTGATTGGGACAGTTGCGGCGGGAGCTCACCAAGAAAAACAGCGACACGCGAATATTCTAAAACTGGCTGGACTGGCAGAAGAGTTTGAACAAACGCACTCCGAGACACTGCAATCTCAGGGAGTATATGGCCGCAGTCTATCGAGTTTCCTACTTTGGCTGACGGTAAACAAAGAAAGTTTATCGGTACTGCCCAACGTGGACAATGATAATAAGAATGCCGTGAATTTAGTGACATGGCATAAGTCAAAAGGCCTGGAATGGCCAATTGTGGTAGTCGCGCAGCTTGATGAAGACCTAGAAGCGAAATATCCAACCTCTAAGTTGAGATATAACAAGCAATCAACGCAGGCAGATTCGATGCTTGATGATGCCTGGATCAACATTGTACCGAAATTTGCACACAGCAAGACTGTTGAGAAGTTCGATAATGACCAAGCTGACGACTTAGACAAACAACTCAAGAACCTTTGCTATGTGGCACTAACAAGAGCAAGAGAGCAGATCATCCTGCCTTGGTGTGACCTGCCGAATCGCTCCAATAATATGCTGAGCTTAATTCGTGATTTAGATTACTCGAACGCATTGGTAACCAAAGCACCGATGCCACAAGATCCGGTTGACACGGCAAGTGTTGAACCTGAGCCAATTCCAAAATCCATCAAATCATGGGACAAGCATGAACAATCACAGTCACTGGAAGCCGAGATTAATCCGTCAACAATCGCATCCAATAGCTTGCAAGCTGATAAACAAAATCAACAGTTTAATCGTGAACACAAGATAAATCTGAATGCAGCGATGGATCTAAATCCGATCCGAGAAAACTATTCCTCGGCTGAGGTAGGTACTTGGCTGCATCAATGTTATCAAGTCTTACTAAGCAAACCAGAATACGCAACGAGACTTTGGAACAAGTTACCGGCTATTGCCCAGCAAGAAATCTTGTGTGCAGAGATCACCGCGCAAATATCGAGTTTTAAAGAGATGGCTCAACTGCAATTTGGCGCGCGAGATATTCAATCAGAAGTTCCATTTCTAGCCAAGCATGAAAGCGGTGCAGTAGTGAGTGGCGTAGTGGACTGTTTAGTTGAGACAGAGGATGGCTTAATCATCATTGACCACAAATCGGATGAAGTCATGTCAGCAGAGGCATTTGAACACCACTGTCATCAGTTAACCACCTACGCCAAGTATTTAGGGTATACAAAACCCGTTGTCGCTATTGGTGTCAATTGGTTACGTGAAGGTCAGATTTGGCTACTAGGCAACCAGTCGTTTTCTCTACAACAACAGGTTACTGATAGCTTAAAAGAAGAATCAACGAAAATAATGGCATTAGATCACCGTAAGAACGAGTATTCTTTCGAGGAGCTTGCGAGTCTTATTGAAGTTGATGTCGAGGTGTTGCAGGCGCGACTAGATGAGTGCTTATCGCACAGTTCTGTTAGATTTCGTGCAGGAAAACAGCTGGTATTTGTTGAAAACAAAAACAGTGGATATCGCTTGCAAGATTTGGCCACTAACTCGAATTTACTTTTAGAGGAATTTGGTCATCAGAGAGATAATCCTGGATACAATGATTATGAAGATGAAGCACTTTTAGCTGAGCTGATTTGTAATTTTGCCATCGACGAAGATAACGAAGGTGTGTTCCAGTATCTTCTTGATGGCATCGATCCTTATGCTCTGGACAAAGCATGA
- a CDS encoding PD-(D/E)XK nuclease family protein, with protein MYFVLMPDALSSRQCRQYLAEDGCVNVKVGTSVALFEQVAELWLLDFEHDARDQFDEAVKNAAYQVEDAFWAKSLVVDEVTTVRDLSETLRHVYRQLPVTSHFENISFGDQIAQSLCDRTTKYWRDLNTLCEVMGHIRPNDQQFAKAWLSELEKHESLTAFNIIVPQGMLLEPWLQDAIHLCNAKNHCPTEQQVLSKVQQRIDDLYNQSSQNQAIKRLGESLYSSSSQEHLALSNDDLSIISARDELEECQVLISRLHAVLDENPTAQSDIAVVLPKNSHHRQLLQSMLVDSGIPFSSLSAAKYEYQWDVLLLKELIELYLAKKQSEGQVAAIQYASLLVNPVMPWSVAFGQKQYRSYLSNKKYLDNPEYNQHVDDNVLELLKLVFSPLSHSINLVEWLETISSLLRVRGHYNQSTFNKQLDSIKLSVSGAVNDEQIASVSKHLDPQVVQVECESRWLLNSVLLLSEQDMLIKPVEHLFVLGFNKGAFEVKPQVPGVFQLDQWFNISQAIVPSIDTSDSYRLSQPTLDLFTPLLKNVQATERLKRLFVGVSGGVHISLSEQTLVGDLMQPSSTLFELAILLQGGSNIEPDRLIQAIKHQPTTVPFLTYQAVAVEQCKTTNEVLPEAFQFGKDLLSIHTDKYGELRPESPTSLIRMMVSPLAWLLDKQNIRSLAWESEQFTPRIKGLVVHSVFEHHFDPDSPFNLQHFEALFDRAVELEAPFLNRSQWRLEKASLKSDTRRALEALVDWCDVEGWQSIAQEQKLTGQYFDLPIKGTVDALFAKGDTTLILDYKTSGPDGISERINTGYDIQTQLYTEMVKQTSKNNVGKYVSGYYSSKAQKIVSNYPVESKSALLSNIEPKYKDGIASSTQKAEEMISSRIGELKEGTVSLNQEGDIKLWGVRGHKDLNYWLEEKPLLKAHILKQQDSGEQTHDQ; from the coding sequence ATGTATTTTGTATTAATGCCTGACGCATTAAGCAGCCGTCAATGTCGTCAGTATTTGGCTGAAGATGGATGCGTCAACGTCAAAGTTGGTACCAGTGTTGCGCTTTTTGAGCAGGTTGCAGAGTTATGGTTGTTGGATTTTGAACATGATGCTCGTGATCAATTTGATGAGGCGGTTAAAAATGCCGCTTATCAAGTTGAAGATGCATTTTGGGCGAAAAGTCTCGTTGTCGATGAAGTTACAACGGTGCGAGATCTTAGTGAAACGTTAAGGCATGTTTATAGGCAATTGCCGGTAACTTCGCATTTTGAAAACATTTCATTTGGTGACCAAATAGCCCAGAGTCTTTGCGATAGAACGACCAAGTACTGGAGAGACTTAAATACGCTTTGTGAGGTAATGGGTCATATCCGTCCCAATGATCAACAGTTTGCTAAAGCGTGGTTGAGTGAGCTTGAGAAGCATGAATCACTCACTGCATTTAATATTATTGTCCCTCAGGGTATGCTTCTAGAACCATGGCTACAGGATGCGATTCACCTCTGTAACGCAAAAAATCATTGCCCAACTGAGCAACAAGTATTGTCTAAAGTTCAGCAGCGTATAGATGATTTATATAATCAATCATCACAAAATCAGGCTATTAAGCGTCTCGGTGAAAGTCTATATAGCTCATCGAGCCAAGAGCATTTGGCACTCTCTAACGATGATCTTTCCATCATCAGTGCACGTGATGAGCTTGAAGAGTGCCAAGTGTTAATCTCGCGATTACATGCGGTCTTAGATGAAAATCCTACCGCACAAAGTGATATCGCTGTAGTGCTGCCAAAAAACAGCCACCACCGTCAATTGCTGCAAAGTATGCTGGTGGATTCTGGCATCCCTTTCTCAAGCTTGAGTGCTGCGAAGTATGAATATCAGTGGGATGTATTACTGTTAAAAGAGTTGATTGAACTGTATCTAGCTAAGAAGCAATCAGAAGGGCAGGTCGCTGCTATTCAATATGCAAGCCTGTTAGTTAACCCTGTGATGCCGTGGTCGGTTGCTTTTGGTCAGAAACAGTATCGTTCGTACTTGTCGAACAAGAAATATCTTGATAACCCAGAGTACAATCAACATGTCGATGACAATGTTCTTGAGCTGCTAAAGCTAGTGTTTTCACCACTTAGCCACTCGATAAATCTTGTTGAGTGGTTGGAGACTATCTCGTCATTACTCCGTGTGAGAGGACACTACAATCAAAGCACATTCAACAAGCAATTGGACTCAATCAAATTGTCGGTCTCAGGCGCAGTTAATGATGAACAGATTGCCAGTGTTTCTAAACATCTCGACCCACAGGTGGTACAAGTTGAGTGCGAGAGTCGTTGGCTTCTAAATAGCGTCCTGTTGTTGTCAGAGCAAGATATGCTCATAAAGCCAGTTGAACACTTATTCGTACTAGGCTTTAACAAAGGGGCTTTTGAGGTTAAACCCCAAGTTCCTGGTGTGTTCCAACTTGATCAGTGGTTCAATATTTCGCAAGCGATTGTACCGAGCATCGATACATCAGATTCATATCGACTTTCTCAACCAACATTAGACTTATTCACACCATTATTAAAAAATGTTCAGGCAACCGAGAGACTGAAACGGCTGTTTGTTGGTGTTTCTGGTGGCGTTCACATTAGTCTCTCAGAGCAAACTCTTGTTGGTGACCTAATGCAGCCAAGTTCGACGCTGTTTGAGTTGGCTATCTTGCTACAAGGTGGGAGTAATATCGAACCTGACCGCCTGATTCAGGCTATAAAGCATCAGCCTACAACTGTTCCTTTTCTTACCTATCAAGCAGTGGCTGTTGAACAGTGCAAGACAACAAACGAAGTACTACCAGAAGCGTTCCAATTTGGTAAGGACTTGCTATCTATTCATACGGATAAGTACGGAGAACTTAGACCTGAATCACCAACCAGTTTGATACGAATGATGGTTTCTCCGCTCGCTTGGTTACTTGATAAGCAAAACATTCGCTCTTTAGCTTGGGAGTCGGAGCAGTTTACGCCACGTATTAAAGGACTCGTTGTGCATAGTGTTTTTGAGCATCACTTTGATCCTGATTCACCCTTCAACTTACAACATTTTGAAGCCCTCTTTGATCGTGCTGTTGAACTTGAAGCTCCTTTTCTAAATCGTTCTCAATGGCGCCTCGAAAAAGCCTCACTTAAATCGGACACCAGACGTGCTCTTGAGGCATTGGTCGATTGGTGTGATGTGGAGGGTTGGCAAAGTATTGCTCAGGAACAGAAACTAACCGGGCAGTATTTTGACCTGCCGATTAAAGGCACTGTTGATGCGTTGTTTGCTAAGGGTGATACCACGCTAATTTTGGATTATAAAACCAGCGGCCCCGATGGGATCTCAGAACGTATCAATACTGGCTATGACATTCAAACCCAACTGTATACAGAGATGGTAAAGCAGACATCAAAGAATAACGTTGGTAAATACGTTAGTGGTTACTATTCATCAAAAGCACAAAAAATAGTGTCTAACTATCCTGTTGAAAGCAAGTCTGCTTTGCTGTCGAACATAGAACCAAAGTACAAAGATGGTATTGCGTCCTCCACTCAAAAGGCAGAGGAAATGATTAGCTCTCGTATTGGCGAACTCAAAGAAGGAACTGTCAGCTTAAACCAAGAGGGTGATATCAAGCTTTGGGGTGTACGAGGACACAAAGATCTCAACTATTGGCTGGAAGAAAAACCACTACTCAAAGCGCACATACTAAAACAACAAGACTCGGGTGAACAAACACATGACCAATAA
- a CDS encoding GIY-YIG nuclease family protein has protein sequence MKNFTFNGVKYSSIASFFRIHQSEINCSLPTFKNRINEGLEIDQAMVAEKKRRGSIKIEPQVIEGKQYLSIPEIATEYGVNHNTMYQRYNRGRRGDELILPKERKDYTPPAMQEPKKKYVPASAETIEYGGIVYTSVKEICREYGVDRGTFRKRRKKGLTIGQCLGQEPIVDGRTVAAKVKHYELDGKHYTAPQLSKMFGVPVGTLRERLKKGASLSQALSKHRLDNGTLLPEAEIERNSNYANVPTMIVDGKAYSSYQALGDDFGIKQHVIRQRIVDLGWSPEEAVMMEGRNKTFVVDDKRFATLQEAADEFGIQIETLRNRRANNWTPRQIVGLDPAPNTTVYTWNGMEFTSINEISDYFGIPKGLMSSRLNRMSLEEAVKLGDQKLVGTGRYNMTILTRDEALATKPSLLYFVKMTIDERVVYKVGITTSTLAERMSGYRKFQWEEVAIGRATLLECYKLEQSIHDMMEDRNIKDIDGSIMDGYTELFDFNEDDVATIKELMAELL, from the coding sequence ATGAAAAACTTTACATTTAATGGCGTCAAATACTCAAGTATTGCAAGTTTTTTTCGAATTCATCAAAGCGAAATTAACTGCTCTCTCCCGACCTTTAAAAACCGTATTAATGAAGGGCTAGAAATTGACCAAGCAATGGTTGCAGAAAAAAAACGACGTGGGTCAATCAAAATTGAACCGCAGGTTATCGAAGGTAAACAGTATTTATCTATCCCTGAAATAGCGACTGAATACGGTGTTAATCATAATACGATGTATCAAAGGTATAATCGTGGTCGCAGAGGTGATGAACTGATACTGCCAAAAGAGAGAAAAGACTACACTCCTCCAGCAATGCAGGAACCGAAGAAAAAGTATGTGCCAGCCAGCGCTGAAACGATCGAATACGGGGGGATTGTTTATACCTCTGTGAAGGAGATATGTCGTGAATATGGGGTTGACCGTGGAACTTTCCGCAAGCGGCGAAAGAAAGGTCTAACGATTGGCCAGTGTTTAGGGCAAGAACCAATAGTAGACGGCCGTACCGTCGCTGCCAAAGTGAAACACTATGAGTTAGACGGCAAACACTACACAGCACCACAGTTATCCAAAATGTTTGGTGTTCCGGTTGGCACATTGCGTGAACGCCTAAAAAAGGGAGCTTCACTCTCCCAAGCTTTATCTAAACACCGCCTGGATAATGGGACTTTACTTCCCGAAGCGGAGATTGAAAGAAACAGCAACTACGCTAACGTGCCGACGATGATTGTTGATGGAAAGGCTTATTCGTCTTATCAGGCACTTGGTGATGATTTTGGAATCAAACAACATGTAATACGCCAGAGGATTGTCGATTTAGGTTGGTCGCCTGAAGAAGCCGTGATGATGGAAGGCAGAAATAAAACATTTGTTGTTGATGATAAAAGGTTCGCAACCTTACAAGAGGCTGCTGATGAATTCGGTATCCAAATAGAGACGTTGAGAAATAGGAGAGCTAATAATTGGACACCACGCCAGATTGTCGGTCTCGACCCTGCGCCTAATACAACGGTGTACACGTGGAACGGGATGGAGTTTACATCTATTAACGAAATCTCTGATTACTTTGGTATTCCCAAAGGTTTAATGTCAAGTCGGCTCAACAGAATGTCGTTGGAGGAGGCTGTTAAGTTAGGTGACCAAAAGCTTGTTGGTACTGGTCGCTACAATATGACTATCCTCACAAGAGATGAGGCGCTAGCGACCAAACCAAGCCTACTTTACTTCGTTAAAATGACGATAGATGAACGTGTCGTCTACAAAGTAGGAATAACAACCAGCACTCTTGCTGAGCGAATGTCTGGCTATAGAAAGTTCCAATGGGAGGAGGTCGCGATTGGTCGTGCTACGCTGTTGGAGTGCTACAAGTTAGAGCAGAGTATCCACGACATGATGGAAGATAGAAACATTAAAGACATCGATGGTTCGATCATGGATGGCTACACGGAACTTTTTGATTTCAATGAAGATGATGTAGCGACAATAAAAGAGTTAATGGCTGAGTTACTTTGA
- a CDS encoding helix-turn-helix transcriptional regulator, which translates to MTTKIARYHKLLESIPCHPKEITTTRLRQILEEHMLFNDNDNEKSNTRTIQGLLKEIVNMHSDVEVVELPQGNVYKIREGQAHPFCVDNFSSTLVLQLIEEHIQTMLPPTLHKETIGLFNQVNNKKNIRYDLWKKHFCFASTEFQLVPSLIDSDMFSKIEDAIQRDRDLTIEYMPNRERQLKQYHLTPKGIVLNGSDTYVVGYSHTSGGYRNFAFHRINSIDSHFRTPGSYQNDQFCLRTYVENDRLFGGDEVELTLKINRANGFHFLQNKQIGENQRIIEEHDEHVIIKVKVRNSFDLSRWLTKHADVIQVLAPESIRRRVVYSLNSALKQYEELEAV; encoded by the coding sequence ATGACTACTAAAATTGCGCGCTACCACAAACTACTAGAAAGTATCCCTTGTCATCCCAAAGAGATAACGACAACCAGGCTACGTCAGATCCTTGAAGAGCATATGCTCTTCAACGACAACGATAACGAAAAATCGAACACTCGGACTATCCAGGGTTTACTCAAAGAGATTGTGAACATGCATTCCGACGTAGAAGTCGTAGAACTGCCACAAGGTAACGTTTATAAGATTAGGGAGGGTCAAGCACACCCCTTCTGTGTTGACAATTTCTCATCTACTTTGGTACTACAACTAATCGAAGAGCATATTCAAACTATGCTTCCCCCAACGTTGCACAAAGAAACAATAGGACTCTTCAATCAAGTCAATAACAAGAAGAACATCCGATATGACTTGTGGAAAAAGCACTTTTGCTTTGCCTCAACAGAGTTTCAACTTGTCCCTTCACTCATAGACAGTGATATGTTTTCTAAGATCGAAGATGCCATTCAGCGCGATCGTGATCTTACTATTGAGTATATGCCTAACAGAGAACGGCAACTTAAACAGTACCACTTAACTCCTAAAGGTATTGTTCTCAACGGGTCTGATACTTATGTTGTGGGCTATAGCCACACCTCTGGAGGCTATCGCAATTTCGCGTTTCATAGAATTAACTCAATCGATAGCCATTTCCGCACTCCTGGCTCTTATCAAAATGATCAATTCTGTTTACGTACCTATGTAGAAAATGACCGCCTCTTCGGTGGTGATGAGGTTGAGCTGACACTTAAAATCAACCGCGCTAATGGCTTTCATTTTTTGCAAAACAAACAAATTGGTGAAAACCAACGCATCATTGAGGAACATGACGAGCATGTCATTATTAAAGTTAAAGTGAGGAACAGCTTCGACCTCTCACGCTGGTTGACTAAGCATGCCGATGTTATTCAAGTTCTGGCACCCGAGAGCATTAGAAGGCGCGTAGTTTATTCTCTAAACTCTGCCCTAAAGCAATATGAAGAGCTAGAGGCTGTATAA